One segment of Glandiceps talaboti chromosome 21, keGlaTala1.1, whole genome shotgun sequence DNA contains the following:
- the LOC144451216 gene encoding DNA fragmentation factor subunit beta-like, with amino-acid sequence MYVRTYLRRVGIVAKNLSELRKKGCQKLNISEKKCLICLESDGTEIDDNDYFDTLPSNTVFVFLEKGETWNGYTSLLEDVFEKLLLSTDRIQVAAEIREFISDVDSGEKYHLMSEFVGKLESNIQAETRDEDPSWFGDLDNRFKNKEQVLRYSAQGRIRKYLASAKDVFEKAENYRTKEKLSQLLKTFQEQLKSNEYNADYFMRSSGDSSLCDDEGWFTCQGAYDIDVCTYNHTINPYSTNETRILFSTWNLDHVIEKSREVIPSIVKAVENIPKGKDINWIYFYQLLFTTENLKLVHIACHKKETHDGKQCNTKLFYKKKS; translated from the exons atgtacgtacgtacgtacctacgAAGAGTTGGCATCGTGGCCAAGAATTTGTCAGAACTTCGTAAAAAGGGATGCCAAAAactcaat ATTTCAGAAAAGAAATGTCTGATTTGTCTGGAAAGTGACGGCACTGAGATTGACGATAATGATTATTTTGATACCCTTCCTTCTAATACAGTGTTTGTATTCTTGGAAAAAGGTGAAACATGGAACGGAT ATACTTCATTACTAGAAGACGTCTTTGAGAAGTTACTTCTATCTACGGATCGTATCCAGGTAGCTGCTGAAATCCGGGAATTTATAAGTGATGTAGATTCTGGAGAAAAGTATCATTTGATGTCAGAATTTGTTGGGAAGTTAGAATCTAACATTCAAGCAGAAACCAGGGATGAAGACCCATCGTGGTTTGGAG ATCTTGACAACCGATTTAAAAACAAAGAACAAGTACTGAGGTACTCTGCCCAAGGAAGAATAAGAAAATACCTAGCTTCG GCAAAGGATGTGTTTGAAAAAGCAGAGAATTATAGGACAAAAGAAAAACTAAGTCAATTATTGAAGACATTTCAAGAACAACTGAAGAGTAATGAATACAACGCTGACTACTTTATGAGATCTTCTGGAGATTCTTCATTATGTGATGATGAGGGCTGGTTTACATGTCAAGGAGCCTACGATATAGATGTGTGTACTTACAACCATACAATTAATCCATACAGTACTAATGAAACTAGAATTCTATTTAGTACTTGGAACTTGGACCATGT AATTGAGAAATCAAGAGAAGTTATACCATCCATTGTTAAAGCAGttgaaaacattccaaaagGCAAAGACATCAATTGGatttatttttatcaacttttatTCACAACAGAGAACTTGAAACTTGTACATATAGCATGTCATAAAAAGGAAACTCATGATGGCAAACAATGTAATACCAAACTATTTTACAAGAAAAAAtcttaa